The Brassica napus cultivar Da-Ae chromosome C1, Da-Ae, whole genome shotgun sequence DNA segment TTCAACGGAAGCAAAGTAGCATGAAAATAGATGTGGTTCATTTTGTTACAAGGACCAAACAGGTGCTTCACCTGATGATGATCCAACAGTCAAGTAACTGTTTCCACTGACTCTTCACCCACCAAGAAGAAGCGCAAGGGCGTCACTCAAGCTGCTTGAGTCTCTAACAATCCCAAAACGGCCTTGTTGGTCTTGCCAGCTCGACGCCAGTAAAACATCAGGCCGTACTACATCAGCTCTCTTTGGTTCCCATACCTGATCCAACTCTTCCGTCTTCACAACTGCAAAAGCTTCAAATATCAAAGAGGGACTCTCAGATACAATACACCAAACACAGTACCTTTACAACCAATCAACGAGTAAACTTTGATCTCACCTGATGAATTTCCACCTGCACCTGATGTGATATTATGGGTTTCACCTCCACGTGGTACATCCTGAGTACCATCGGTTATACAAGCAGTTGAACTGAAACTGTGCTTCGCACTAGCTTTGATCTTGGCTTCATGGAGTAGCATATCTAGTAGGCCGGTGTCGCATGAAGAGAAACAATCTGGCTCATCTATCTCCAACGGTGGTGGAGACTGAATATAAGTATCAACAGAGTCCAGTAGATCTGATTGTGGAGGTGACGGTGTCGTCGTCTTCCACTGATCAAATCCACTAGCTTCTGAATATTGGAATGAAGGGAGCTCCAGCTTCACTGCCCCAAACAAGGGCTTAGAAGTAGGAACCATGCCATCCGTAAAGGTATGATGGCTATCTTGAATCATCACATCGGACTGATGATGATTTCCATACATAGGATGATCAGAGATACTGCAAGATCTTGGATTCTTTTGTGGAGATTGGAACTCTTGCCTTATGTTAAACAGAGATCCAGATCCTCCGAGTTGCTTCGGGGAAGGCAAGATTGGTGGCGTGTAGCTTTCGTACCGAGAGCTACTACTTGCACCAGTGCCTAGCATGTTGCATGAGAACATATCTGATATGTGAGAAGCTACAGGTAACAAGCTAGTAGCAAAATTTAGATCCTCAAAGAGGACGTTAGCAAAGTTTAGATCGTCAAACAGAACATTAGCTTTGGAGTTTGCCAACTGCAAGATGTCTTGATGTCTTCTTCTATCTACTCCGGTGACATTACTCGTTGATGGATGATACTCTTGACTCCAGTGCAGGTCTTCAACATGGGTTCCAGGAGGGTAAAGTGGTAAGCCTGCTCGTTGCCGCCTCTTGATACGCGTGTTCCAATAATTCTTTATCTCATTATCTGTTCGACCAGGCAACtgacaaagaaaaacaatacCAAAGATTCAGCCTTTAGGCTCACAGATAAGATCAGTTAACGAAATGCTATTCAAGTCTTACATGTTCAGCCATCTGTGCCCATTTATTCCCCATCCTAGCGTGCATTTCAACGATGAgctgttcttcttctttgctaaACGCTCCTTTCTTCAAATTCGGCCTCAGATGATTAGCCCACCTGAGACGACAGCTTTTACCACAACGTGCAAGGCTCGTGTGTTTCTGCACAGTGTTCCAGTTACCCTCGCCGTGCCTCTTGACATAATCAATCAAAATCCCGTCTTCGGTTGAGGTCCACGGCCCTTTCTTCAGGACACTTCCTTTCCCTCTGCTTGTGCAGCCACTGCCAATATTATCAGCAGCAGATGGTGACTCGTTGTAGATGCTTGAGTACATAGCATCATCACTCTCATCCGTCACCATCGTGTAACTCATCTCTACTTAAATCAAGGCAGAACCATTCACCTGAATAACCATTTAGACATCAAGCCTCCAACCTGAACCAGTATAGAGAAACAAGACAGACCCTTTATTATTTCAGTATCATCTATTCATCAAGCAAAGATCTCTGGccaaaaaatttgaaagaagactatataaaaaaaaaaaaaacaattttgaggAATCATTAGATATGCATATCGGCTTGAATGAGAATCAACCATACATAGAAACCAAAAACGAGTAAAGCACATCACTTTAGGAGTAGTTACTCATCTTACAAACACTAAATTAGCAAGTTGCAGCTAAAAAATCAAATCTTGGAGCTATACTTGGTTTCTAAACACTTGAAACCGACTCATGTAGATTCCAGTAATAGAAAAAACCTAATCCCTCTCAATCTCTAAGATTATATAAAACTCCAATTCCCAAAAATCAAATTCTATTATTCAGAAAACATGATTcgaaaggtatatatatatacacgaacCCTAGCTAGAGCTGAAGATAATCAGCAAACAACGAGATCTGCGTTAAAACTTGTTATCACAAGAAGAGACAAAGTGTTAATCTCGGTGGGGAATCAATCAATCCAGAGGTTGAAGATGGAAAGAGATCAGAGTACCAAAAGCAATCATAAATCATTCATAGCTccggggagagagagagagagatgctcTTACCGGATCAAGTGAGAACAGAAGCAAACTAAAGtaaaatcctactatatatcaAGAGAAATACATTAAGATAGAGCTAAAAAAAgatttggtcacaaaaatacaccacaaaaaaaaatgaccaaaaaatttagtttattttttttatttttatttttattttttttgtatctaggatattaatgtcattttacctattaaataaaatattttggtcattttcctacttgtaatatatttttgtgaccaaagcttgaaaatggtctatttaggagaattgcccaaaaaacaatcataaaaccAATTAATGTTAGTTTCCAAACTAtttatctcctatatattaaaagaaaatcattacaacatatttttatagtcacgtgtcatcaccataatcatttttagaatccttagaaaaatatgttgttctttcaaaatatataataagctttttattaaattaatcataaattaattattaatgttattcattgtttccttaaataaaaataacggAATTACCAAATGtggttaaattatatatatggtaattaatgattttgaataataaagatttgatcaAGATTAGTATAAttttctctatcattttttaaattttaacctattaaaataaattaaacaaccacattaactatatagtaaaattttagattttttgtatatgttatattttgaattttttaaaaagactataaatgactaaagttgttaaaaatatcacattgaattttttttatctatggtttaattttttttttataacaagatataaatgattagaaaattatataataaaatgcctcatttattaatatattaatattgtttaaaataaattatgtagcatataaaaatacatatgtattttaattttgaaatttattttgatttttttttttataaaaattttgaacaaatattgacaactcaatatttggttttaaaacttttcataatgtttttaaaattataaatgactaaaactattaaacatcccacaaaaaaaattgttatcattgattcaaaatttttgttataaaaaatacaaattatcaaaaaacaatataagtataaaatattatttaaatattaaaaatgtcctatatatctatgttatcATTAAAGcttaattttatatcatataaaatagaaatttttttgtttgaattaataaaatttatttatgtgtttgcaCAAATTTAATCATATACGTAGTGGTTACCGAATTTttaattatcaatatatatatatatatatatatattatttaataatatgtaaaagaacatataatacgtagaattaatttatatataatatttactcagcgcaaggcgcggatcttaacctagtatatattattatgcataatcatttataatatttaataatagcAATTATGGATATTCTATTTAATACttcatcatttattttttgcaCTAATAgtctatttataaattatatgaaatatgtTGTTAAAAagtagtaaataaaaataatatactagctttatttctattataaaCAGTTGTAAAAACTTTATTCTTCTATATAAGtcataatatacatatataaaacatataattctgagaaaaaaaatattataataactattaatgcaTCATACAAcgagtttataaattatttgcatTAGTTTAAAATCATTTGTGATGGTTAATATACATTTTGTAAGAAATATTAAAGTCATTTATATTGATTCATTTCTAATGgtttataaaagatatataatagtttctaattatataaatatttgttaatcATTTTCAAGGTGTCAAATCATCAataattgttgacaaaaaaaaatcatcaataattattattatatcattaataaaagtttacaaatatatatatatatatagatctataaaaatgttataaagattt contains these protein-coding regions:
- the LOC106422808 gene encoding transcription factor MYB65-like isoform X2 — its product is MSYTMVTDESDDAMYSSIYNESPSAADNIGSGCTSRGKGSVLKKGPWTSTEDGILIDYVKRHGEGNWNTVQKHTSLARCGKSCRLRWANHLRPNLKKGAFSKEEEQLIVEMHARMGNKWAQMAEHLPGRTDNEIKNYWNTRIKRRQRAGLPLYPPGTHVEDLHWSQEYHPSTSNVTGVDRRRHQDILQLANSKANVLFDDLNFANVLFEDLNFATSLLPVASHISDMFSCNMLGTGASSSSRYESYTPPILPSPKQLGGSGSLFNIRQEFQSPQKNPRSCSISDHPMYGNHHQSDVMIQDSHHTFTDGMVPTSKPLFGAVKLELPSFQYSEASGFDQWKTTTPSPPQSDLLDSVDTYIQSPPPLEIDEPDCFSSCDTGLLDMLLHEAKIKASAKHSFSSTACITDGTQDVPRGGETHNITSGAGGNSSVVKTEELDQVWEPKRADVVRPDVLLASSWQDQQGRFGIVRDSSSLSDALALLLGG
- the LOC106422808 gene encoding transcription factor MYB65-like isoform X1 — encoded protein: MSYTMVTDESDDAMYSSIYNESPSAADNIGSGCTSRGKGSVLKKGPWTSTEDGILIDYVKRHGEGNWNTVQKHTSLARCGKSCRLRWANHLRPNLKKGAFSKEEEQLIVEMHARMGNKWAQMAEHLPGRTDNEIKNYWNTRIKRRQRAGLPLYPPGTHVEDLHWSQEYHPSTSNVTGVDRRRHQDILQLANSKANVLFDDLNFANVLFEDLNFATSLLPVASHISDMFSCNMLGTGASSSSRYESYTPPILPSPKQLGGSGSLFNIRQEFQSPQKNPRSCSISDHPMYGNHHQSDVMIQDSHHTFTDGMVPTSKPLFGAVKLELPSFQYSEASGFDQWKTTTPSPPQSDLLDSVDTYIQSPPPLEIDEPDCFSSCDTGLLDMLLHEAKIKASAKHSFSSTACITDGTQDVPRGGETHNITSGAGGNSSAFAVVKTEELDQVWEPKRADVVRPDVLLASSWQDQQGRFGIVRDSSSLSDALALLLGG